The Pseudomonas sp. HOU2 DNA window CGCCGCAACCTCGCTGTACTTAACTTGTGGCGCGAGAAGGGCATGAAGCTCGACCACGCGCGTTTGCTGGTGGACGGCTATCTGGGCAGCGTGGCCCCGGATGCTGAAACCCTGGGCAAAACCTTCAACCTCGAAGTGATCGCGGTATTGGCCGCCAATGCCGAAGTGCGCCTGAACGCCAAGAACCAGGGCGTCAGCCTGTTCGAACTGGCCCCGCGGGAAAAACTCACGCAAAGCCTGCGGGCTCTCGGCGAACGTCTGGCCAAGCGCTCGGAAGGCCTGGCCAAACCCAAGGTCACCTGGTTCGACCGCTTGCGAGGCACCTCATGAGCGCGGAAAAACTGTTCGGCGCGGTACACCACGGCGCGGTCGGCAATACCGATCACGAAGGCCTGAAACTGGTCCTGCACCGCTACATCATCGACGCCATCGAAGAGTCGGGGAAAAACCTGCTGGAGGGCTCGCGCCAGTTGCTGGCGCAGTTTGTCACCGACAAGGTCGCCGAATACATCGCCCGCCTGCACCTGGCGATTTCCCGCTACGAGATGGAGCGCCTGGCCGAGGAAATCGTCGACGAACTTACCGGTTTCGGTCCGCTGGAAGTGCTGCTGCGCGATCAGTCAGTGACCGAGATTCTGGTCAACGGCCCGCACCGGGTATTCATCGAACGCGATGGCGTGCTGCATCAAAGTGACCTGCGTTTTATCGACGCGCATCACGTCGAGCGGGTCATGCAACGGATTCTCGCACCACTCGGACGGCGCCTCGACGAGTCTTCACCGATGGTCGATGCGCGCCTGCCGGACGGCAGCCGGGTCAACGCGATCATCCCGCCAATCGCCCTCGACGGCCCCTGCCTGTCGATTCGAAAGTTCCGCAAGGACATGCTCAAGAGCAGTGACCTGATGGCGATGCAGACCATCGATCTGGCGATTTTCGAGTTCCTCCAGGAGGCGGTGGGCAAGCGTTGCAACGTGCTGATCAGCGGCGGTACCGGCACCGGCAAGACCACGTTGCTGAACATCCTCAGCCAATTGATCAACCCCCACGAACGTCTGGTGACCATCGAAGATGTCGCCGAATTGCAGCTCGGCCACCCGCACGTCGTGCGCCTGGAAACCCGCCCGCCGAACGCCGAGGGCCACGGTGAAGTCAAGGCCAGCGACCTGATCCGCAACGCCCTGCGCATGCGCCCCGACCGAATCATTCTCGGCGAGATCCGAGGCGTTGAAGTGGTCGATGTGCTGACCGCGATGAACACCGGTCACGACGGCTCGATGAGCACCGTGCACGCCAACAATGCCCAGGATGCGTTGTTGCGGCTGGAGACGCTGGTGGGGCTGACCGGTCGCTCGATCGCCGAGCGCACCTTGCGCCAGATGATCTGCGCGGCGCTCGACGTGATCATTCAGCTGACCCGCATGCCCGACGGCCGCCGCTGTGTCAGCGAGGTGGTGGAAGTGGTCGGCATCCGCGAAGACGTCTACGTCACCAACACCTTGTTTCGCCTTGATCGGCGTACCGGTTTCGGCTTCCTGCGCGAAGCGGTCAATCCGGCGGGCGACAAGTTGCGCCACGAGACCCACCTGGGCTGACCGCATGGGACTTGCATCATGATCGGACCGGCCATTCTCATCCTCCTGTGCCTGATCCTGCTCGGGCTGTCGATCTGGCTGTTCGTGCACGGCATCCACAAGACCAACAACGAACGGGTGCTCAATCGCCTCGCGGCGGGGCAGCCGCAACTGGTCGCACAGAAACCGGCCTGGGTCGGGCTTGAACGGATGTTTTTGCGCGCGGGGCTTGGCCGTCCCACCGAACGTTTCGGGCTGTGGATGACCCTGTGGGGCGTGGCGATTGCCCTCGGTTATCTATTGGCAGACTGGATCGGTTTGCTGGCGATGCTGCTGGCGCCGCCGCTGATCCTGCGCCTGTACATTTCCTGGCTGTACCACCGGCGGATCAAACGCATGATCGAGCAGTTGCCGCAACTGCTCGACTACACCGTACGCAGTCTCAAGTCCGGCCGCACCTTGAGCGACGCGGTCATGGGCGGCATCGAATCGAGCGAGGATCCGCTGAAAAAAGCCATGGGCCGGGTGCAGCGCAACGTGCAACTGGGGGTCAATCTGCCGGATGCGGTCAGCGATTTCGCCGAACTCTACGAACAGGACGAATTGCGCATGTTCGCCCTCGGCCTCAAGGTCAACCATCGCTACGGCGGCAACGCCAGCGAACTGCTGGAGAACCTGATCAAGCTGATTCGCGAGCGTGACCAGGGCGCCCGGCAACTGCGCGCACTGACTGGCGAAACACGCATGACCGCGTGGGTGCTGGGTTCGCTGCCGGTGATTCTGGTGAGTTACTTCATGCTGACCAACCCCGGCTACATGCTCGGCATGTGGCACGACTCCGGTGGTCGGACCATGTTGATCATCGCCGTGGTGTTGCAAGTGACCGGTTGCCTGGCGCTGTGGCGCATGTTGCGGAGTATTTGAAATGGTCTATCTCGCCGCTCTGATGCTGCTGCTCGGCGCGCTGTTGCTGGTGGTCAATCACCTGCTGACGGAGCGGCGCCGGGTGCGCCAGGTCAACCAGCGGTTGCAGGGGCATCTGGTGCGCGAGAACCGTTTTGGTAACTGGCTGCGTGCTCTGGGCAACAGCAGGTTCGGCCAGCGCTCAGTGAGCATCGACAGCGAAACCCAGACCCTGCTCAGTCGCCTCGGCTGGCGCCGCGCCAGTGAGCGCTCGCTGTTCGCCGCCTGCCAGATCGGCACGCCGCTGCTGGCGTTGGGGCTGGCGATCTTTTTGCAGGAAGTGTTTTTTCCGCACGCCGCCAACCGCTGGATCGTCCCGATGCTCGCCACCGGTGCCGGTTACCTGTTGCCAAAGCGCTTGCTGGCTTACGCCGCCGGGCGCCGGCAGAAAACCATCGCCGTGGAAATATCCACGTTCATCCCGCTGCTGCGCATCCTCTTCGAGTCGGGCATGGCGGTCGAACAAGCCTTGCGTGTGCTCAGCACCGAGGGGCAAAAACTGCTGCCGGAACTGACTCGCGAACTGCGCCTGATTCTGGCCCGGGTCGACTCGGGCCTGGAGTTGGGGCTGGAACTGAACAAAGCCTCGGTGATGCTCGCGGTCGATGAGTTCACCGACACCTGCGTGATCCTGCAGCAATTGATTCAGCAGGGCGGCGGAGCGATGAAATCGCTGCTCGCGCTCAAGCAATTGCTCGACGACCGCCGCCTGACCCGACTGCAGGAATACATCTCGAAGATGTCGGCGAAGATGTCGGTGGTGATGATGCTGTTTCTGTTTCCTGCCTTGCTGATCGTACTGGCCGGCCCGGGGTTCACCGCGATTACCCGGGCATTTGCAAACTGACGTTGGCTCATGGAGAGCGTTTGATGAAAGCACTGATTGTCTTGGCAAGTCTGTTGTTGCTCGGTGGTTGCGCCACCGACGGTCAGGCGCCGTGGTCGGCGATGCTCGCACCGACCAGTTGCAGCAAGCTCGATTCCGAACAGGAACTGGCGTTGAACCTGGCGGACGATCTGGCCAACGACGGCAAGCTGCACGCCAGCCTGGCCAACCTGCAGAGCCTGCCCGATAAACTGGTCGAGGTACGCCTGCGCAAGGCCAGGGTTTACCGCTTGCTCGGGCGCAGTGAAGCCGAGCCGCTGTATCGCGGATTGCTCGGCACCTGCCTGACGGCGGACGCCGAACATGGCCTGGGCCAGATCTACGCCGCCCGTGGCGACAACGGCCAGGCCCAGGCGCACTTGCAGCGCGCGGTACGTCTGGCGCCGACCAATGAAAAAATCCGCAATGACCTGGGCGTGGTCTACCTCAACCAGTTGCGTCTTGAGGACGCACGCTTCGAATTCCTTACCGCTATTGAGCTCAAGCAGAACGATCAACTGGCCACGCTGAATCTGGTGAGTTTGCTGCTGTATCAGAACAACTGGCAGCAAGCCGCCGAAATCGTCAGCCGCGCGCACCTGACGCCGGAGCAGTTCGCCGACGCCCAGGCCCGCGCGGAAAAACTCAAGGTACCGACCAAGGCTACGCCACCCGCCGGCAATCAGGTGGCGGTGGTGGCGGACCCGCAACCGTCGACGCTCAAGTGACATCCAGGGAGATTGCCATGAACACCTTGTACCGTGTGTGCTGCCTGACCCTGCTCAGCCTGCCGATTGCGGCCCAGGCGATCGACGCCGGCCCGGCCTCGGCGCAGCAACAGGAAACCGAAGGCTGGCTGGTGCTGCAAAGCCGCAACCAGGCCGCCTCGACCAAGCCGCAAACCGCCACGGCGGCGGAGCGCGAACAGGCGATGCAGCGCTGGTTGAAAAAGTACAAATACGAGATTCCGGATTTCTACGACCCGGATGCGGGTGGCAAGATCGAGACCAAGAACTAGGCCGATGGCGTGGCTCAAACCAGTCCTCTATCGCCGACAAGCCGGCGATAGCGGACTGGCTGAAGGCCTACAACTGATAGCTGAAACTGATGCTGTAACGCGCCCGCCGATTGAACGTATCCAGCGCTTCATCCGACATCGGCTTGGCGGCCTCCAACGCAATGTTGTAGTACTTGGCATCGCCAAAACGCAGGCCTACGGCTGCCGATGACAGGTCATTGCTCTGCACCGCCAGCTTGTTGAACCAGGTTTTCGAACGGTCCAGCACCACGTAGGGTTGCAGGATGCGCACCCAGTTGCCGTCGCGATTGAAGCTGTAGTTGACCTCATAAGCCGCGCCCCAGCCCTTGTCGCCCGACGCCTGATCGTCCGGGTAGCCACGGCCGAAATTCTGCCCGCCGAACACCGCACGTTCACTGTCGGGCAGGGTGTCATCACTCCAGTACAGCGCGGCCGACAGTACGCCCTGCCAGTTGTCGAAAAACTTGTCGCTCTGTACGCCGGAGAGACGCAGGCGCAGGAAGTTCAGGTCCAGCGCCGGGTTGTTGGAATGCGCGCCCATGCTGTCGAGGCCTTGATACACGCCACCACTGAGAATCCGCAGCTGCCGGGCATCGGTCTTGCGCCAGTCGCCTTCGAATGCGAGGGCGCGCACGTTGGTGCGCTCTTCGATGCTGATCGGGTAGCCGACCACGTTGTAGCGGTTTTTGTCATCCACTGCATAGAGCCGCGCTCCCGCGTTAAGCAGCTCGTTGGAGGCGGCAATGAACGGGTGGCTGACGCCGATCGAGTAGCGGTCATCTTCCTTGTGCGGCTTGAGTTCAAAGCCATCGCTGG harbors:
- a CDS encoding CpaF family protein; this encodes MSAEKLFGAVHHGAVGNTDHEGLKLVLHRYIIDAIEESGKNLLEGSRQLLAQFVTDKVAEYIARLHLAISRYEMERLAEEIVDELTGFGPLEVLLRDQSVTEILVNGPHRVFIERDGVLHQSDLRFIDAHHVERVMQRILAPLGRRLDESSPMVDARLPDGSRVNAIIPPIALDGPCLSIRKFRKDMLKSSDLMAMQTIDLAIFEFLQEAVGKRCNVLISGGTGTGKTTLLNILSQLINPHERLVTIEDVAELQLGHPHVVRLETRPPNAEGHGEVKASDLIRNALRMRPDRIILGEIRGVEVVDVLTAMNTGHDGSMSTVHANNAQDALLRLETLVGLTGRSIAERTLRQMICAALDVIIQLTRMPDGRRCVSEVVEVVGIREDVYVTNTLFRLDRRTGFGFLREAVNPAGDKLRHETHLG
- a CDS encoding type II secretion system F family protein, with the translated sequence MIGPAILILLCLILLGLSIWLFVHGIHKTNNERVLNRLAAGQPQLVAQKPAWVGLERMFLRAGLGRPTERFGLWMTLWGVAIALGYLLADWIGLLAMLLAPPLILRLYISWLYHRRIKRMIEQLPQLLDYTVRSLKSGRTLSDAVMGGIESSEDPLKKAMGRVQRNVQLGVNLPDAVSDFAELYEQDELRMFALGLKVNHRYGGNASELLENLIKLIRERDQGARQLRALTGETRMTAWVLGSLPVILVSYFMLTNPGYMLGMWHDSGGRTMLIIAVVLQVTGCLALWRMLRSI
- a CDS encoding type II secretion system F family protein yields the protein MVYLAALMLLLGALLLVVNHLLTERRRVRQVNQRLQGHLVRENRFGNWLRALGNSRFGQRSVSIDSETQTLLSRLGWRRASERSLFAACQIGTPLLALGLAIFLQEVFFPHAANRWIVPMLATGAGYLLPKRLLAYAAGRRQKTIAVEISTFIPLLRILFESGMAVEQALRVLSTEGQKLLPELTRELRLILARVDSGLELGLELNKASVMLAVDEFTDTCVILQQLIQQGGGAMKSLLALKQLLDDRRLTRLQEYISKMSAKMSVVMMLFLFPALLIVLAGPGFTAITRAFAN
- a CDS encoding tetratricopeptide repeat protein, with translation MKALIVLASLLLLGGCATDGQAPWSAMLAPTSCSKLDSEQELALNLADDLANDGKLHASLANLQSLPDKLVEVRLRKARVYRLLGRSEAEPLYRGLLGTCLTADAEHGLGQIYAARGDNGQAQAHLQRAVRLAPTNEKIRNDLGVVYLNQLRLEDARFEFLTAIELKQNDQLATLNLVSLLLYQNNWQQAAEIVSRAHLTPEQFADAQARAEKLKVPTKATPPAGNQVAVVADPQPSTLK
- a CDS encoding DUF3613 domain-containing protein encodes the protein MNTLYRVCCLTLLSLPIAAQAIDAGPASAQQQETEGWLVLQSRNQAASTKPQTATAAEREQAMQRWLKKYKYEIPDFYDPDAGGKIETKN